In Odocoileus virginianus isolate 20LAN1187 ecotype Illinois chromosome 23, Ovbor_1.2, whole genome shotgun sequence, one DNA window encodes the following:
- the LOC139030673 gene encoding LOW QUALITY PROTEIN: taste receptor type 2 member 19-like (The sequence of the model RefSeq protein was modified relative to this genomic sequence to represent the inferred CDS: substituted 1 base at 1 genomic stop codon) gives MITLVLSILSILSVTEFVLGNFAKGFIALVNCNDWVRRQKISSADGLLTALAVCRIFLLWTILINWYATMYNPALYSLRIIIHVAWTVSNHFSNWLATSLSIFYLLKIANFSSLIFLHLKWRVKRVESXKMMLGASVILLFEVAVSSIDETIQTSEYERNITEKTKLRDILHLSNMTLLTLTNFIPFTMSLTSFLLLIFSLWKHLRKMKLNGKGSQDLSTKVHIKAMQIVISFLFLFAIYTLTVILTIWNSNELQKELVRMLFQAFAMTYPSMHSFFLIWTNRKLTQTFLSFLWQPRCSLKIKGTR, from the coding sequence ATGATAACTTTAGTATTGAGCATTCTTTCCATTCTATCAGTGACAGAATTTGTTTTGGGAAATTTCGCAAAAGGCTTCATAGCACTGGTGAACTGCAATGACTGGGTCAGGAGACAAAAGATCTCCTCAGCtgatgggcttctcactgctctGGCAGTCTGCAGAATTTTTTTGCTCTGGACAATATTAATAAACTGGTATGCAACTATGTATAATCCAGCTTTATATAGTTTAAGAATTATTATCCATGTTGCCTGGACAGTAAGCAACCATTTTAGTAACTGGCTTGCTACTAGCCTCAGTATATTTTATTTGCTCAAGATAGCTAATTTCTCCAGCCTAATTTTTCTTCACCTGAAGTGGAGAGTTAAACGTGTAGAGAGTTAAAAGATGATGTTGGGGGCTTCAGTGATTTTGCTTTTTGAAGTTGCAGTGTCAAGTATAGATGAGACTATTCAGACAAGTGAATATGAGAGAAACATCACTGAGAAGACCAAATTAAGGGACATTTTACACCTTTCAAATATGACCCTGCTCACACTAACAAATTTCATACCCTTCACTATGTCCCTGACATCTTTTCTGCTGCTAATCTTTTCCCTGTGGAAACATCTCAGGAAGATGAAGCTCAACGGCAAAGGATCCCAAGATCTCAGCACCAAGGTCCACATAAAAGCCATGCAAATTGtcatctcctttcttttcctgtttgccATTTACACTCTGACTGTAATTTTAACAATTTGGAATTCTAATGAGCTGCAGAAGGAACTGGTCCGAATGCTTTTCCAGGCTTTTGCAATGACCTATCCTTCAATGCACTCATTTTTCCTGATTTGGACAAACAGGAAATTAACACAGACCTTTCTGTCATTTCTGTGGCAGCCAAGATGCTcgctaaaaataaaaggaactagGTAG